Proteins encoded together in one Zonotrichia leucophrys gambelii isolate GWCS_2022_RI chromosome 1, RI_Zleu_2.0, whole genome shotgun sequence window:
- the KCTD4 gene encoding BTB/POZ domain-containing protein KCTD4, whose product MERKGSRRENECEEKSSSESSELDKDYKTSLITLNVGGYLYITQKQTLTKYPDSFLEGIINGRIMCPFDADGHYFIDRDGLLFRHILNFLRNGELLLPEGFRENQLLAQEAEYFQLKVLSEAVKSRWEKEQLASRETTFLEITDSHDRSQGLRIFCNAPEFIAKIKSRIVLVSKSRLDGFPEEFSVSSNIIQFKYFIKSENGTRLVLKEDNTFVCTLETLKFEAIMTALKCGFRLLTSLDCSRGSIVHSDALHFIK is encoded by the coding sequence atggagagaaaaggaagcaggagagaaaatgaatgtgaagaaaaaagcagctcGGAAAGCTCTGAGCTAGACAAGGACTATAAAACGTCTCTGATCACTCTGAATGTCGGTGGTTATCTATACATCACACAAAAACAGACACTAACCAAGTATCCAGATTCTTTCCTGGAGGGGATCATAAACGGAAGAATAATGTGCCCATTTGATGCAGACGGTCATTACTTCATAGACAGAGATGGACTCCTTTTTAGACACATCCTCAACTTCCTACGGAACGGAGAACTTCTTCTACCAGAGGGGTTTCGAGAAAATCAACTTTTGGCACAAGAAGCCGAATATTTCCAGCTTAAGGTACTCTCAGAGGCAGTGAAATCAAGGTGGGAGAAGGAACAGCTAGCATCCCGAGAGACTACTTTCCTGGAAATAACTGACAGCCACGACCGTTCACAAGGACTTAGAATCTTTTGTAATGCTCCTGAAttcattgcaaaaataaaatccagaatTGTACTGGTGTCCAAAAGCAGGCTGGATGGATTTCCAGAGGAGTTTTCAGTATCTTCAAATATTATTCAATTCAAGTACTTCATAAAGTCTGAAAACGGTACACGATTGGTACTGAAGGAGGACAATACCTTTGTCTGCACCCTGGAAACTCTTAAATTTGAGGCTATAATGACGGCTTTAAAATGTGGATTTAGACTGCTGACCAGTCTGGACTGTTCAAGAGGGTCGATTGTTCACAGTGATGCACTGCATTTTATCAAGTAA